The following are from one region of the Rosistilla carotiformis genome:
- the tssF gene encoding type VI secretion system baseplate subunit TssF, which yields MTQTLFQYYERELNYQTEQSREFAARYPAAAGRLRMDASGTADPHVERLIQSVSLLGARIHKRLDDDLPEVTDALLSILYPHYLRPIPSMAIVSLAAEPANLPPQGIAVPRGLPLRTSPVGGQACRYTTTQATQLWPLEIRSVEMLQPPLGEGPAAPQGTASAIRIRVRNLHNKPINTIPLESLRLHLTGPDPVVAGLYEGLVRDAIEVAFVAPGGEAIRVPAAEALTPTGFDRDQAMLPYPAQSFDGYRLLTELFSFPEKFSFVDLSGWQTAGQQLHSPEADVWIFLDAPHDTICGSVRTDHIQLGCTPVVNLYPKICEPIQFSRQQHEYRIVPDASKRMGCEVYSVDQVISSRIDGDRHWRPFFDLGRRDGQPAVSGYWHAARRDSQAAGDHGSEVYLQLVDEHFDPHAPAAEVVTVRAMCTDRDVPTLLRQHGDTVKWHVDAAIPISSVRCLKHPTATLRPPVRRHAHWNLISHLSLGHRFLEGPDGLESLREILRLYDFSDPDSYDTRGAAARQMIDGVIDLRHRTVTRQVGPPEEGCFARGSQLTFVLNEDNFEASGAYLFASVLQRFLGLASGINSFVETVVETRQRDGKLAHFPPHDGEEPRL from the coding sequence ATGACACAGACCCTGTTCCAATACTACGAACGCGAACTGAACTATCAGACCGAACAATCGCGCGAGTTCGCGGCACGTTATCCCGCCGCCGCGGGCCGTTTGCGGATGGACGCCTCCGGAACCGCCGATCCGCACGTCGAACGCTTGATCCAATCGGTCTCCTTGTTGGGAGCGCGGATCCACAAACGCTTGGACGACGATCTGCCCGAGGTCACCGACGCGTTGCTGTCGATCTTGTACCCGCACTACCTGCGGCCGATCCCTTCGATGGCCATCGTCTCGCTGGCCGCAGAGCCCGCGAATCTGCCACCGCAAGGAATCGCAGTCCCACGCGGTCTGCCGCTGCGAACGTCTCCCGTCGGTGGCCAAGCGTGCCGCTACACCACAACACAAGCGACCCAATTGTGGCCGCTGGAAATCCGCAGCGTCGAAATGTTGCAGCCGCCGTTGGGCGAAGGCCCCGCAGCGCCGCAAGGGACCGCTTCGGCGATTCGGATTCGCGTTCGCAACCTGCACAACAAACCGATCAATACGATTCCGTTGGAATCGCTGCGATTGCATCTGACCGGTCCCGATCCCGTTGTCGCCGGCCTGTACGAAGGCCTGGTTCGCGATGCGATCGAAGTTGCTTTTGTCGCTCCCGGCGGCGAAGCGATTCGCGTTCCCGCCGCCGAAGCCCTCACGCCGACCGGATTCGATCGCGACCAAGCGATGCTCCCCTATCCCGCGCAATCCTTCGACGGCTACCGCTTGCTGACCGAACTCTTTTCGTTTCCCGAGAAATTCTCGTTTGTCGACCTCTCCGGTTGGCAAACCGCAGGCCAGCAACTGCACTCTCCCGAAGCGGACGTCTGGATCTTCTTGGACGCTCCGCACGACACGATCTGCGGATCGGTTCGTACCGACCATATCCAATTGGGCTGCACCCCGGTCGTTAACCTGTATCCAAAGATCTGCGAACCGATTCAGTTCTCGCGGCAACAACACGAATATCGCATCGTTCCCGACGCGTCCAAGCGGATGGGATGCGAGGTCTATAGCGTCGATCAAGTGATCAGTTCGCGGATCGATGGCGACCGACATTGGCGTCCATTTTTCGATCTCGGCCGACGCGATGGCCAGCCCGCCGTCTCGGGTTATTGGCACGCGGCGCGTCGCGACAGCCAAGCCGCTGGAGATCATGGATCGGAAGTCTATCTGCAACTTGTCGACGAACACTTTGATCCGCACGCCCCGGCAGCCGAAGTGGTCACCGTGCGGGCGATGTGCACCGACCGCGACGTTCCAACTCTGCTCCGGCAGCATGGCGACACGGTGAAGTGGCACGTCGACGCGGCGATCCCGATCAGTTCGGTTCGCTGTCTGAAGCATCCAACGGCAACGCTGCGTCCACCGGTGCGACGCCACGCTCATTGGAACTTGATCAGCCACCTTTCACTTGGACATCGCTTCCTGGAAGGTCCCGACGGGCTGGAATCGCTCCGCGAGATCTTGCGTCTGTACGACTTCTCCGATCCCGACTCCTACGACACCCGCGGCGCTGCGGCGCGGCAGATGATCGACGGCGTGATCGATCTGCGGCACCGGACCGTGACCCGACAAGTGGGGCCGCCCGAAGAGGGCTGTTTCGCGCGGGGATCGCAACTGACGTTCGTCTTGAACGAAGACAACTTTGAAGCCTCTGGTGCCTATCTGTTTGCATCGGTGTTGCAACGCTTCCTGGGATTGGCTAGCGGGATCAATTCGTTTGTAGAGACGGTCGTCGAGACGCGTCAACGCGACGGGAAACTGGCCCACTTTCCGCCGCACGATGGCGAGGAGCCGCGGCTGTGA
- the tssG gene encoding type VI secretion system baseplate subunit TssG, whose protein sequence is MIDFVSNRTSIAGNASFTTGVASDAPHPLERLPVGSVGHELFRKPSKFDFFEAVLLLQQLAASEVDQPAAPIGQFAQPSQESLRFTVPHSQAFPTASIESIRWDAQQQRPQVCVNFMGLTGPSGTLPRSYTQRLQQIEATSRHTDRHALRDWLDNFNHRMVSLFFDAWAKYRFPVAIRRQQFEPAKRKPSPTIVRVALSAIAGLSPPEPKTKPRPADRKDHAAATTPQSLASDEAKADQNESPPSAGTIDRDELLGLAGLLSQRPMNVANLQSALKQALGVPVRVKQFDSCWLNLETESQSRLGVEKCKLGYNAMLGERIWSRQQKVQIEVGPLSARDFQRFLPPSENHLGDGFRRLGEMVRVCVGPSLDFDIRPLLKIEQPLETQLTAETSLTRLGIDSWIGTPDDTEVANDAIFPGA, encoded by the coding sequence GTGATCGACTTCGTTTCCAATCGCACCTCGATCGCCGGCAACGCCTCGTTTACGACCGGCGTCGCCAGCGATGCGCCTCATCCGTTGGAACGCTTGCCCGTCGGTTCGGTCGGACACGAACTGTTCCGGAAACCTTCGAAGTTCGACTTTTTCGAAGCCGTTTTGTTGCTGCAACAACTGGCTGCCAGCGAAGTCGATCAACCGGCGGCGCCAATCGGTCAATTCGCTCAACCGTCGCAGGAATCGCTGCGATTCACCGTTCCGCATTCGCAAGCCTTTCCCACCGCGTCGATCGAATCGATCCGCTGGGACGCGCAGCAACAGCGGCCGCAAGTTTGCGTCAACTTCATGGGACTGACCGGCCCCAGCGGGACGCTGCCGCGATCGTACACCCAGCGACTGCAGCAGATCGAAGCGACCAGCCGCCATACCGACCGCCACGCGCTCCGCGATTGGTTGGATAACTTCAACCATCGCATGGTTTCGTTGTTCTTCGACGCATGGGCCAAGTATCGGTTCCCCGTCGCGATCCGCCGACAACAGTTTGAACCGGCCAAGCGCAAGCCGTCGCCGACGATCGTTCGCGTGGCCCTCTCCGCAATCGCGGGCCTGTCCCCTCCCGAACCCAAAACAAAACCGCGCCCCGCCGATCGCAAAGATCATGCGGCAGCAACAACTCCACAATCACTGGCATCCGACGAAGCGAAGGCGGATCAAAACGAGAGTCCTCCCAGCGCGGGGACGATCGATCGCGACGAACTGCTGGGATTGGCAGGATTGTTGTCGCAGCGACCGATGAACGTCGCCAATTTGCAGTCCGCCCTGAAGCAGGCGTTGGGCGTGCCGGTGCGTGTGAAACAGTTCGACAGCTGTTGGTTGAACTTGGAAACCGAATCGCAATCGCGGCTCGGCGTTGAAAAATGCAAGCTCGGCTACAACGCGATGTTAGGCGAACGGATCTGGTCGCGTCAGCAGAAGGTTCAAATCGAAGTCGGTCCGTTGTCGGCACGCGACTTCCAACGCTTCCTTCCCCCTTCGGAAAACCATCTCGGCGATGGCTTTCGTCGGCTCGGAGAGATGGTCCGCGTCTGTGTCGGCCCCAGTTTGGACTTCGACATCCGCCCACTGCTGAAGATCGAACAACCGCTGGAAACTCAGCTAACGGCGGAAACCTCGCTCACGCGACTGGGAATCGACAGCTGGATCGGCACCCCGGACGATACCGAGGTCGCCAACGATGCGATCTTCCCAGGCGCTTAG
- a CDS encoding DUF1552 domain-containing protein, with product MNTHATTLNRRTLLRGLGTAIALPLLDGMSPTRCLTAAAAPTNAAIPMRMAFLYVPNGMHMPDWKPSQEGSDYELPRTLKELAAHRADFNVMTGLALKGAEAQGDGGGDHARSVAAFLTGAHPKKTDGANIQNGVSVDQVAADAIGSATRFASLELGLENSAQAGTCDSGYSCAYSSNMSWRNATSPVAKEIDPAKVFDRLFGHGDGGAVREARATRHKYRKSVLDFALQEANQLKDQLGVLDRRKLDEYLYSVRSIEKRIVGTDKLDATEEGVPDYPRPAGVPREMQKHADLMLDMMTLAMQTDSTRVISFMFTNAGSNRGYPELEVREGHHELSHHGKSEEKQTKIATINRFYAQRFAYFLERLKQVPEGDGTLLDHSAIVYGSGISDGDRHNHDDLPILLAGRAGGRIQTGRHIVYPKKTPLCNLYLWMLQQAGAPSEAFGDSNGVIDRLS from the coding sequence ATGAACACCCATGCAACGACTCTGAATCGACGCACCCTGCTGCGTGGCCTCGGCACAGCGATCGCGCTGCCGCTGTTGGACGGGATGTCGCCAACGCGTTGCCTGACCGCCGCCGCAGCCCCAACCAACGCGGCAATTCCCATGCGGATGGCGTTTCTGTACGTTCCCAACGGGATGCACATGCCCGATTGGAAACCGTCGCAGGAGGGGAGCGATTATGAGTTGCCGCGGACTCTGAAAGAACTGGCAGCCCATCGAGCCGACTTCAACGTGATGACCGGCCTAGCGCTGAAGGGAGCCGAAGCACAAGGCGATGGCGGTGGCGACCATGCCCGCAGCGTCGCCGCATTTTTGACCGGTGCGCATCCCAAGAAGACCGACGGCGCCAACATCCAAAACGGCGTTTCGGTCGATCAAGTCGCGGCCGATGCGATCGGTTCGGCGACTCGTTTTGCATCGTTGGAATTGGGACTCGAGAACAGCGCCCAAGCGGGAACCTGCGACAGCGGCTACAGCTGCGCCTACTCTTCGAACATGTCGTGGCGGAACGCAACCTCTCCCGTCGCCAAAGAGATCGATCCGGCCAAGGTCTTCGACCGCTTGTTTGGACACGGCGACGGCGGGGCGGTTCGCGAAGCCCGCGCCACGCGACACAAGTACCGCAAGAGTGTCCTCGATTTCGCATTGCAAGAAGCCAACCAACTGAAGGATCAACTGGGCGTTTTGGATCGCCGCAAGTTGGATGAATACCTCTATTCGGTCCGCAGCATTGAAAAGCGAATCGTCGGAACGGACAAACTGGATGCGACCGAAGAAGGCGTGCCCGATTACCCGCGTCCGGCGGGCGTTCCACGCGAGATGCAGAAGCACGCCGACCTGATGCTGGACATGATGACTCTGGCGATGCAGACCGACAGCACGCGCGTGATTTCGTTTATGTTCACCAACGCCGGCAGCAACCGCGGCTACCCGGAACTGGAGGTTCGCGAAGGGCACCACGAATTATCGCACCACGGAAAAAGCGAAGAGAAGCAGACCAAGATCGCCACGATCAATCGCTTCTACGCCCAGCGGTTCGCCTACTTCTTAGAGCGTTTGAAACAGGTTCCCGAAGGGGACGGAACGCTGTTGGATCATTCGGCGATCGTCTACGGCAGCGGTATCTCCGACGGCGACCGCCACAACCACGACGACTTGCCAATCTTGTTGGCGGGACGTGCTGGCGGGCGGATTCAAACCGGCCGACACATCGTTTATCCGAAGAAAACGCCCCTCTGCAATCTCTACCTCTGGATGCTGCAACAAGCCGGAGCGCCAAGCGAAGCGTTCGGCGACAGCAACGGCGTGATCGATCGGCTGAGCTGA
- a CDS encoding DUF1592 domain-containing protein, which translates to MNDASLFSSVDAEHHRPACRSRWVQIHFCWVIPSLLLSVFATPSSAADLDQILKSDLQPLLKTYCLDCHDASSAEGGVALETPASALAMRKDRETWMRALRQVQAEVMPPSDSLEMPAADRAAMIHLIDEVANSIDCGPNVNPGKITLRRLNSSEYRNTIRELTGVDYTPAANFPGDDVGYGFDNIGDVLSLPPLLLEKYLQAAEEIMGQAIKTAPGAQLFSVQRPGENLDDADKYSKRNGSVRLNSYGEVYLQEQIPFSGQFDLRLTAYGDQAGDEPVKIEVKVDGKLQRIVNVPASDPTVYSVKLKLSKGKHKISFTFTNDFYKPAADGKKGEDRNAAIAHVMLSGQSEVDNSKVVGDLPPSHRKLIFVSPSRDRSPESAAAEVIQRFASRAFRRPATDDEIRRLGMLAAEVRSDGGTFDESIQVAFQAVLVSPHFLYKFEQPRQPDADGVYPPVNAFELASRLSYFLWCSMPDEELFKHAWSNSLHDPEVLAGQVRRMIKDPRSVLMVDNFASQWLQLRNLSKSNPDQSQFPEFDDEIRSLLRRETLTFFAAVMRYDRPITELLDGRFTYLNERLAKFYGVPGISGDEFQFVRFNDGVRGGLLTQASILTVTSNPTRTSPVKRGKWILDNILGTPPPPAPPNVPELERSELTGTMRQRLVQHRDNPACASCHKLMDPLGFALENFDAIGQWRQQQDGLPVDASGELPGGVKITGIEDLRKVLVEQQREQFVRCVTEKLLTFALGRGLEYYDKCAVDKIQNRLVANDYRFSELILGIVQSDPFQKQGVRQ; encoded by the coding sequence GTGAACGACGCTTCTCTCTTCTCTTCAGTCGACGCGGAACATCATCGGCCCGCATGCCGTTCCCGATGGGTGCAAATCCATTTTTGCTGGGTGATCCCCAGCCTGTTGCTTTCCGTTTTCGCGACGCCCAGTAGTGCCGCCGATCTCGATCAGATTTTGAAATCGGATCTGCAACCGCTCCTGAAAACGTATTGCTTGGACTGCCACGATGCCTCTTCGGCCGAAGGCGGTGTTGCGTTGGAGACGCCCGCGTCGGCGCTGGCGATGCGAAAGGATCGCGAGACTTGGATGCGAGCCCTGCGGCAGGTGCAGGCCGAAGTCATGCCCCCATCGGACTCTCTCGAAATGCCTGCGGCCGATCGCGCCGCGATGATCCATCTGATCGACGAGGTCGCCAATTCGATCGACTGTGGCCCCAACGTCAATCCCGGAAAGATCACGCTGCGACGTCTTAACAGCAGCGAATACCGCAACACGATTCGCGAACTGACAGGCGTCGATTACACCCCCGCGGCAAACTTCCCCGGCGACGATGTCGGCTACGGCTTCGACAACATCGGCGACGTCTTGTCGCTGCCTCCGCTGCTGCTTGAAAAGTATCTGCAGGCGGCTGAAGAGATCATGGGCCAAGCGATCAAGACCGCGCCGGGAGCGCAACTGTTCAGCGTCCAACGCCCGGGGGAGAACCTCGACGACGCAGACAAGTACAGTAAACGCAACGGTAGCGTGAGGTTGAATTCCTACGGAGAGGTTTATCTGCAGGAACAGATTCCGTTCAGCGGTCAATTCGACCTCCGCTTAACCGCGTACGGCGACCAAGCGGGCGACGAGCCGGTGAAGATCGAGGTCAAGGTCGACGGCAAGCTGCAACGAATCGTCAATGTTCCCGCCTCCGACCCGACCGTTTACTCCGTCAAGCTGAAGTTGTCGAAGGGGAAGCACAAGATTTCGTTCACCTTCACCAACGACTTTTACAAGCCTGCCGCCGATGGCAAGAAAGGCGAAGACCGCAACGCGGCGATCGCCCATGTGATGTTGAGCGGGCAATCGGAGGTCGACAACTCCAAAGTGGTCGGCGACCTTCCGCCGTCGCATCGCAAGCTGATCTTTGTCAGCCCCAGTCGCGACAGATCCCCCGAGTCGGCCGCGGCCGAAGTCATCCAACGATTCGCCAGCCGCGCGTTCCGGCGTCCTGCGACCGACGACGAAATTCGTCGCTTGGGAATGTTGGCCGCTGAAGTCCGCAGCGACGGCGGAACGTTTGACGAAAGCATCCAAGTCGCGTTCCAAGCGGTCCTGGTTTCCCCGCACTTCTTATACAAATTCGAACAGCCCCGCCAGCCCGACGCTGACGGAGTCTATCCGCCGGTCAACGCGTTTGAATTGGCCTCGCGGCTCTCCTATTTCCTGTGGTGCAGCATGCCCGACGAGGAATTGTTCAAGCATGCTTGGAGCAATTCGTTGCACGATCCGGAGGTGCTGGCTGGACAGGTTCGCCGGATGATCAAAGATCCGCGTTCGGTTTTGATGGTCGACAATTTTGCCAGCCAGTGGTTGCAGCTGCGGAACCTCAGCAAATCGAATCCCGACCAGAGTCAATTCCCCGAGTTCGACGACGAGATTCGCAGCTTGTTGCGCCGCGAAACACTCACCTTTTTCGCCGCGGTGATGCGATACGACCGTCCGATCACTGAACTGCTCGACGGCCGCTTTACCTATCTGAATGAACGGCTGGCCAAGTTCTACGGCGTGCCTGGAATCAGCGGCGATGAATTTCAGTTCGTTCGTTTTAACGATGGCGTTCGCGGTGGCCTGTTGACGCAAGCGAGCATCTTGACCGTCACCAGCAATCCCACACGGACTTCCCCCGTCAAACGCGGGAAGTGGATCTTGGACAACATCCTAGGAACACCGCCACCTCCGGCACCGCCCAACGTTCCCGAACTGGAACGTTCCGAACTGACAGGCACCATGAGGCAGCGACTGGTTCAACACCGCGACAACCCAGCCTGCGCATCGTGTCACAAACTAATGGACCCATTGGGCTTTGCGTTGGAAAACTTTGACGCGATCGGACAATGGCGACAGCAGCAGGATGGGCTGCCGGTCGATGCCAGCGGCGAACTTCCCGGCGGCGTCAAGATCACCGGGATCGAAGACCTACGAAAGGTTTTAGTCGAACAGCAACGCGAGCAATTTGTTCGCTGTGTGACCGAGAAACTGCTGACCTTCGCACTAGGTCGCGGGTTGGAATATTATGACAAGTGTGCGGTCGACAAAATTCAGAATCGATTGGTCGCCAATGACTACCGGTTCTCTGAACTGATCTTGGGGATCGTGCAAAGCGATCCCTTCCAGAAGCAAGGCGTGAGGCAATAG
- a CDS encoding Gfo/Idh/MocA family protein has product MPNAVSSDRNDDRPNTSTPDRRNFLRATAAASTAAAMTVPSMVHSEDPTKKQTVNLGIVGCGGRGSGAINDSLSINEGIKLIAAADLYADKNERLKSTLTRRHPEKIDLADDKMYAGLDSYKKVLEDPDVDVVLLTTSPAFRPYHILEAVQAGKHVFAEKPSCVDPAGYQICLQAHELAEKNGTSIVTGTQYRRQVNYVGAVDKIRSGMIGDIISATSRYCSTGIWYKNRTEGMSDTEYQLNNWMHFIWLSGDQITEQAVHNIDTMNWVMGSAPVSAYGSGGRFTRPDDSEMWDNMEIDYMYPGDRNLSFMCRQVPGTRGDNSNVIYGTEANCHIGAGSTGSKIVDRNGKELWSMKGSIADAYQQEHKDLVDAVRNNQPIVELKQTAESSLTAVMGRMAAYTGQLVSWDFVTKESKLDLFPKELTWDGKRPAGEFAIPGKTKLV; this is encoded by the coding sequence ATGCCAAACGCAGTTTCATCGGATCGCAACGACGACCGCCCAAACACCTCCACTCCCGATCGTCGCAATTTTCTACGTGCGACCGCAGCGGCATCGACTGCCGCCGCGATGACCGTTCCTTCGATGGTTCATTCCGAAGACCCAACGAAAAAACAAACCGTCAATCTTGGCATCGTCGGCTGTGGTGGACGTGGATCGGGCGCGATCAACGATTCCCTGTCGATCAACGAAGGCATTAAATTGATCGCGGCTGCCGATCTGTACGCCGATAAAAACGAACGCTTAAAGTCGACACTCACCCGCCGCCATCCCGAAAAAATCGATCTGGCCGACGACAAAATGTACGCTGGTTTGGACAGCTACAAGAAGGTCTTGGAAGATCCCGACGTCGACGTCGTGTTGCTGACCACGTCCCCTGCGTTCCGTCCCTATCACATTCTCGAAGCGGTCCAAGCCGGCAAGCACGTCTTCGCCGAAAAGCCATCGTGCGTCGATCCTGCGGGTTATCAGATCTGCTTGCAGGCCCACGAATTAGCTGAAAAGAACGGCACTTCGATCGTTACCGGCACGCAATATCGTCGCCAAGTGAACTATGTCGGTGCGGTCGACAAGATCCGCAGCGGAATGATCGGCGATATCATCAGCGCGACCAGCCGATATTGCTCAACCGGTATCTGGTACAAGAACCGGACCGAGGGAATGAGCGACACCGAGTACCAACTGAACAACTGGATGCACTTCATCTGGCTCTCGGGCGATCAGATCACCGAACAGGCGGTTCACAATATCGACACGATGAACTGGGTCATGGGCTCCGCTCCCGTCTCGGCTTACGGTTCCGGCGGCCGCTTCACGCGTCCCGACGACAGCGAAATGTGGGACAACATGGAGATCGATTACATGTACCCCGGCGACCGCAATCTGTCGTTCATGTGCCGTCAGGTCCCTGGCACCCGTGGCGACAACAGCAATGTGATCTACGGAACCGAAGCGAATTGTCACATCGGAGCCGGCAGCACCGGTTCGAAAATCGTCGATCGCAACGGCAAGGAACTGTGGTCGATGAAAGGCAGCATCGCCGACGCTTATCAACAAGAGCACAAGGATCTGGTCGACGCGGTCCGCAACAACCAGCCGATCGTCGAACTCAAGCAGACCGCGGAGAGTTCGTTGACCGCCGTGATGGGCCGCATGGCCGCTTACACCGGTCAATTGGTCAGCTGGGACTTTGTCACGAAAGAATCGAAGCTGGATCTGTTCCCCAAAGAACTGACTTGGGACGGAAAACGTCCTGCCGGCGAATTCGCCATTCCAGGGAAGACCAAATTGGTCTAA
- a CDS encoding DUF3467 domain-containing protein encodes MTKDAETPEAPAAAAPAAPAAQPAQAQSQPVQVQVTDDNAQACYANFCRVTGSPEELIIDFGLNPQPIGVPKDPINVNQRIIVNFFTAKRLLAALQMSVARHEAVFGVLETDINKRVRPAQQKQGENK; translated from the coding sequence ATGACCAAAGACGCGGAAACGCCCGAAGCGCCAGCGGCTGCAGCACCCGCAGCGCCAGCAGCACAACCAGCACAAGCGCAATCGCAACCCGTCCAAGTTCAAGTAACCGACGACAACGCGCAGGCATGTTATGCAAACTTCTGCCGCGTGACGGGATCGCCGGAAGAACTGATCATCGACTTCGGCCTGAACCCACAACCGATCGGTGTTCCTAAGGATCCAATCAACGTCAACCAACGCATCATCGTGAACTTCTTCACGGCCAAGCGTCTGTTGGCGGCATTGCAGATGTCGGTTGCCCGTCACGAAGCCGTCTTCGGCGTACTGGAAACCGATATCAACAAGCGCGTTCGCCCTGCGCAACAAAAGCAAGGCGAAAACAAATAA
- a CDS encoding biotin/lipoyl-binding protein yields the protein MTTLADSLISSSSRPLSVRKRPDLTSSRHMYQGTSYWVVKEPVGLQYYRFHDEEYFILQMLDGHVSLQQIKDGFEQEFAPQKITFGDLQQFLGMLHRSGLVISNSPGQGGQLRKRGSEKKKKELLGKLANIFAVRFRGIDPEGILRRMNPVLGWVFTVPALLFFVGFGLITLILVGMNFELFRSKLPTFQEFFAAENWLYMGLLMAIVKICHEFGHGLSCKRFGGECHELGFMLLVFTPCLYCNVSDSWMLPNKWKRVWIGAGGMYVELILASFATWLWWFSEPGLLNFTFLATMFICSVSTVVFNANPLLRFDGYYILMDWLEIPNLRQKSTETLKRWFQETCLGLELQENPFLPQRNRFLFGMFTVASVVYRWVVVIGIVMFLNQVLEPYGLRVIGRLFAIIGFGGLIAKPIWESIKFIRTPGRMQKVKRSRLAATVAVATAVIAAFCFVPLPYHINCAFEVRPADPRSVYAGTPGQIDRVLVKPGDVVRQGDTLAILKNSQLKLKLADLESEERIADVRLASLTRLKRYDSSLSGQTTTQKKMLDSVTALRRKAQDEIDQLEIKSPIDGVIIPPPDKPDEDPQDGRLPEWSGSPLEPENLGALMTQESLICMVGDPRHIEAVLIVDQGDIQLIKEGDDVQLKPDAIRLQILTGKIDQISRTEMKYSPASLSSQSGGDLDTQIDPETGNMRPINASYQARVPLPDVADGMRVGYRGTAKISAAPKSLGWRFYRFLNKTFQFDF from the coding sequence ATGACAACGCTTGCCGACAGCCTGATCAGCAGCTCATCACGACCGCTTTCGGTTCGAAAGCGTCCTGATTTGACGAGCAGCCGTCATATGTACCAGGGGACCAGTTACTGGGTCGTCAAAGAGCCTGTGGGGCTGCAGTATTATCGATTTCACGATGAGGAATACTTCATCCTGCAGATGTTGGACGGGCACGTCAGCTTGCAGCAGATCAAAGATGGATTTGAACAAGAATTTGCCCCACAAAAAATCACCTTTGGCGACCTCCAACAATTCCTAGGAATGTTGCATCGCAGCGGGTTGGTGATCTCCAATTCCCCGGGCCAAGGTGGCCAGCTGAGAAAACGGGGAAGCGAGAAAAAGAAAAAGGAACTGCTGGGTAAACTTGCCAACATCTTTGCAGTTCGTTTTCGTGGCATCGATCCCGAAGGGATCCTGCGCCGCATGAACCCTGTGTTGGGTTGGGTGTTCACCGTTCCAGCACTGTTATTTTTTGTCGGCTTCGGATTGATCACACTGATTCTGGTCGGAATGAACTTTGAGTTGTTCCGTTCGAAACTGCCGACGTTCCAAGAGTTTTTTGCGGCGGAGAATTGGCTGTACATGGGCCTCTTGATGGCGATCGTCAAGATCTGCCATGAGTTTGGTCACGGGCTTTCCTGCAAGCGCTTTGGTGGCGAGTGCCATGAATTAGGCTTCATGTTGTTGGTCTTTACGCCCTGCCTGTATTGCAACGTCTCCGATTCCTGGATGTTGCCTAACAAATGGAAGCGGGTTTGGATCGGTGCAGGCGGAATGTACGTCGAATTGATTCTGGCCTCGTTCGCCACCTGGCTTTGGTGGTTCAGCGAACCGGGCCTGCTCAATTTCACCTTCCTGGCGACGATGTTTATCTGTTCGGTTAGCACCGTCGTCTTCAACGCCAACCCGCTGTTGCGGTTTGACGGGTATTACATCCTGATGGATTGGTTGGAGATTCCCAACCTGCGGCAGAAGAGCACCGAAACGTTGAAGCGTTGGTTTCAAGAAACCTGTCTCGGATTGGAACTGCAAGAGAATCCGTTTCTACCACAGCGAAACCGATTCTTATTTGGAATGTTCACCGTCGCGTCGGTCGTCTATCGCTGGGTCGTCGTGATCGGAATCGTGATGTTCTTGAATCAAGTACTCGAACCGTATGGATTGCGGGTTATCGGCCGTTTGTTCGCCATCATTGGGTTCGGCGGATTGATCGCCAAACCGATCTGGGAATCGATCAAATTCATTCGCACTCCTGGGAGAATGCAAAAAGTGAAACGCTCTCGTCTGGCCGCAACGGTCGCGGTAGCCACCGCAGTGATCGCGGCCTTCTGTTTCGTGCCGTTGCCCTATCACATCAATTGTGCGTTTGAAGTTCGCCCGGCCGATCCACGTTCGGTCTACGCCGGCACCCCCGGACAAATCGATCGCGTGTTGGTCAAACCGGGAGACGTCGTTCGGCAAGGCGATACGTTGGCGATCTTAAAAAATTCACAACTGAAGCTGAAACTGGCTGACCTGGAAAGCGAAGAACGGATCGCCGACGTCCGGCTTGCCAGTTTGACGCGGCTGAAACGCTACGATTCATCGCTCAGCGGACAGACCACGACGCAGAAAAAAATGCTCGATTCGGTGACAGCACTTCGCCGGAAAGCGCAGGATGAAATCGATCAATTGGAAATTAAGTCGCCGATCGATGGCGTGATCATTCCGCCACCGGACAAGCCCGACGAAGATCCACAGGATGGTCGATTGCCCGAATGGTCGGGGTCACCACTGGAACCCGAAAACTTGGGCGCCCTGATGACACAAGAGAGTTTGATCTGCATGGTCGGCGATCCGCGTCATATCGAAGCGGTGCTGATCGTCGATCAAGGCGATATCCAATTGATTAAGGAAGGAGACGACGTTCAATTGAAGCCCGACGCCATCCGACTGCAAATTTTGACAGGCAAGATCGATCAGATCTCGCGAACCGAAATGAAATATTCGCCAGCGAGTTTATCGAGCCAATCGGGCGGTGATCTCGATACTCAGATCGATCCGGAAACGGGCAACATGCGTCCGATCAATGCCTCCTATCAAGCCCGCGTCCCCTTACCCGATGTCGCCGATGGGATGCGTGTCGGTTATCGTGGCACCGCAAAGATCAGTGCCGCCCCCAAGTCGCTGGGTTGGCGATTTTATCGATTCTTAAACAAAACATTTCAGTTCGATTTTTAG